Proteins encoded within one genomic window of Pieris brassicae chromosome 12, ilPieBrab1.1, whole genome shotgun sequence:
- the LOC123717222 gene encoding dihydrofolate reductase, whose protein sequence is MTKIKLNLIAAACENMGIGVNGTLPWRLKNEMAYFTKMTSIVQDNSRQNAVIMGRVTWDCIPPKYKPLPDRINIVLTRNVDDVKKGVPNGVEVVNNLDEAIKFIESRSDIEAAWVIGGSHIYKAAIEHPNCEKIYLTEIQKKFECDTFFPDFDRKQFQLVNEDGVVSDKQTENGIEYYTRVYKKC, encoded by the exons ATGACAAAGATCAAACTAAACTTGATTGCTGCAGCATGCGAAAATATGGGAATCGGTGTAAATGGAACTCTTCCTTGGCGTTTAAA AAATGAGATGGCATACTTCACCAAAATGACATCTATAGTACAGGATAACTCCAGGCAGAATGCTGTTATAATGGGAAGAGTAACATGGGACTGCATTCCACCAAAATATAAACCGTTGCCTGACAGAATTAATATTGTCCTAACTAGAAATGTTGATGATGTCAAAAAAGGG GTCCCAAATGGTGTAGAAGTTGTAAACAATTTAGATGAAGCTATTAAGTTTATAGAGAGTCGTTCCGACATTGAAGCTGCATGGGTTATAGGTGGTTCACACATCTATAAA GCAGCCATTGAACACCCAAATTgtgagaaaatatatttaacagagatccaaaaaaaatttgaatgtGATACCTTTTTCCCCGATTTTGATAGAAAACAGTTCCAACTTGTAAACGAAGATGGCGTTGTTAGCGATAAGCAAACTGAAAATGGAATCGAATATTATACTAGAGTTTATAAGAAATGTTAA
- the LOC123717256 gene encoding protein artichoke isoform X2, with the protein MEILAIILVLAAITVPILKSEYIPPGPRFTCPKETEKHLIYPCVCEKGTDDGLFIRCSNAGLAVMSVGLGNLAGLGLPIEQLVLQESKISNLFGPLLHRSTVRVLHIIDTPIKTIDQYAFAGVNRTLQQLYIKNTNIEEFPKEAFQILGNLSILSLDGHKIKSLGKDIFANSMVVGKLEKLHLTNGLISDISPDALQHLKKLRTLDLHGNRLVTLKRSQFKGLREAEVLDLSYNNLTKLDGSNIGDLTKLGWCNASHNQLPDIPRGMFARNTVIKVVHLDNNKIKKLDTNSFRGMRFLRRVYLQDNQISDVGRGTFSAVTRIGTVDLARNLITKVDFQMFQQVKYAEIINLAENKIKLIEKQAFTDLYLATVNISHNELTSIEPGAFQNCNNMTLLDLSYNNLTEIDKSAFDENTYAFEFQVSYNQFTDFGQIPIHNMTGIRIMNASHNAIEVIPRNAFPKLYELHTVDVSHNNLKEISNAVFQNLFSLRYLYLSHNSMVQIKPATFGTIPTVLELDLSHNQLVDVSRGSLAKLASCRLLDISHNYLEKIFQIPISLGELNMAHNNLTEIRINTWPTMNALLRLNLSHNMLGDQLTHDAFSGLLTLQSLDLSANGLTRTPWEALNTLTSLQYLYLQYNELTSLTKSAFGNLPTTFKLDLSYNKLADIEPRSFDGMQQLLDLSLQGNLLEKIPNEAFKGLVALR; encoded by the exons ATGGAAATACTAGCGATCATCCTTGTGTTAGCAGCTATAACagttccaattttaaaaagtgaatACATTCCACCTGGACCAAGATTTACCTGTCCAAAAGAGACAGAAAAACATTTGATCTATCCCTGTGTGTGTGAGAAAGGGACAGATGATGGATTGTTTATAAGGTGCTCAAATGCAGGGTTGGCAGTAATGAGTGTTGGTTTGGGAAATTTAGCAGGCCTAGGCCTGCCAATAGAACAATTGGTGTTGCAAGAGAGCAAAATAT cgAATCTGTTTGGTCCTCTCTTACACCGATCAACAGTGCgagttttacatataatagaTACTCCAATCAAGACCATTGATCAATATGCATTTGCTGGTGTAAATAGGACACTACAGcagttgtatattaaaaatacaaatattgagGAGTTTCCTAAAGAGGCTTTTCAG ATTCTAGGCAATTTGTCGATATTATCATTGGACGGACACAAGATTAAGTCTCTTGGAAAGGATATATTTGCTAACAGTATGGTTGTTGGTAAATTAGAAAAACTGCATTTAACTAATGGTTTAATATCAGATATATCACCTGATGCTTTACAG catTTGAAGAAGCTAAGAACGTTGGATCTGCATGGCAATCGCTTAGTAACTTTGAAGAGAAGCCAATTTAAAGGATTGAGGGAGGCGGAGGTACTGGATTTAAG ttataataatttaacgaaGTTAGATGGAAGCAATATCGGAGACTTGACAAAACTCGGGTGGTGTAATGCTAGTCATAATCAGTTGCCTGATATACCTAG gGGCATGTTTGCAAGGAATACAGTAATAAAAGTGGTACATTTGGACAATAATAAGATTAAGAAGTTGGACACCAATAGCTTCCGTGGTATGCGGTTTTTGAG ACGTGTCTATCTCCAAGACAATCAGATATCGGACGTAGGTCGCGGCACATTTTCTGCTGTCACTCGTATAGGAACTGTTGACCTGGCGAGAAACCTTATCACCAAAGTTGACTTCCAGATGTTCCAGCAGGTCAAATATGCTGAG ataataaatttagcagaaaacaaaattaaattaatagaaaaacaaGCGTTCACCGACCTGTATTTGGCTACCGTGAATATTTCGCACAACGAACTGACGAGCATCGAGCCTGGAGCGTTTCAAAATTGCAACAACATGACCCTGCTGGAcctaagttataataatttgacgGAAATTGATAAAAGTGCTTTCGATGAAAATACGTACGCATTTGAATTTCAAGTATCGTATAATCAGTTCACAGACTTTGGACAG ATCCCCATTCACAACATGACCGGTATAAGGATAATGAACGCGTCGCACAACGCAATCGAAGTGATACCGAGGAATGCGTTCCCCAAACTGTACGAACTTCACACAGTTGACGTGTCACACAATAATTTGAAGGAAATATCCAATGCTGTGTTTCAGAATTTGTTCTCTTtgag ATATCTATACCTAAGCCACAATTCGATGGTACAAATAAAGCCGGCCACTTTTGGTACTATTCCTACAGTCCTAGAGCTGGATCTGTCGCACAACCAGTTGGTCGATGTGTCGAGGGGCAGTCTCGCCAAATTGGCCAGTTGTCGACTGCTCGATATTAGTCATAATTACTTAGAGAAGATCTTTCAAATACCTATTAGTCTGgg GGAATTAAACATGGCTCACAACAATTTGACTGAGATTCGTATTAACACGTGGCCAACAATGAACGCGTTGCTACGGCTCAACTTGTCGCACAACATGTTGGGTGACCAGTTGACGCACGACGCTTTTTCTGGTTTGTTGACACTCCAGTCGCTGGATCTGTCGGCCAACGGGTTGACTAGGACGCCTTGGGAGGCTCTGAACACGTTGACGAGCttgcaatatttgtatttacag taCAACGAACTTACGTCCCTAACGAAATCCGCTTTCGGTAATTTGCCAACGACTTTTAAACTCGACTTGTCGTACAACAAGTTGGCCGATATCGAACCACGATCGTTTGATGGGATGCAGCAGCTGCTCGACTTGTCGCTCCAAGGAAACCTATTAGAGAAAATACCGAATGAGGCTTTTAAGGGATTGGTTGCGTTGAG
- the LOC123717059 gene encoding 3-hydroxy-3-methylglutaryl-coenzyme A reductase — protein sequence MKVWGAHGEFCARHQWEVIVATLALLACAASVERHASGQGSERCAGWARACPGLEAEYQAADAVIMTIVRCSALLYAYYQVSNLQKIASKYLLIIAGVFSTFASFIFTSALASLFWTELASIKDAPFLFLLVADVARGARMAKAGWSAGEDQGKRVGRALSLLGPTATLDTLLAVLLVGVGGLSGVPRLEHMCTFACLALMVDYLVFVTFYPACLSLVADFASGKKDLTGDNPFMETDLKPNPVVQRVKMIMAAGLLCVHLTSRWPWARDNGMIDGSLSNSFKSSPHDNVLLHSYIKWFSVSADYLVIATLLCALIIKFIFFEEQRNWVIDMNDLTVKEVVHNDKPVFTLGEDVKADAGVQTEDLLGYDESEWPTISPSSSVAKLNSKKRPMAECLEIYRSEGDCTSLSDEEVVMLVEQSHIPLHRLEVVLCDPLRGVRLRRKVISSRFQTEDAIKTLPYLNYDYSKVLNACCENVIGFVGIPVGYAGPLVVDGKPYMIPMATTEGALVASTNRGAKAIGSRGVTSVVEDIGMTRAPAVKLPNVVRALECRQWLDNKENYELIKEAFDSTSRFARLQEVHIGVDGATLYLRFRATTGDAMGMNMVSKGTENALKVLKKFFPDMEVISLSGNYCSDKKAASINWVKGRGKRVVCETTVSAESLRTILKSDAKTLARCNKIKNLSGSALAGSIGGNNAHAANMVTAIFIATGQDPAQNVTSSNCSTSMEVCGENRDELYVTCTMPCLEVGTVGGGTVLTGQSACLEILGVKGAGVRPAENSARLGSLICATVLAGELSLMAALVNSDLVKSHMRHNRSTVNVQGSTNDMTLKVPKL from the coding sequence ATGAAGGTTTGGGGGGCGCACGGCGAGTTTTGTGCAAGACATCAGTGGGAGGTGATCGTGGCTACCTTGGCTCTATTAGCCTGTGCAGCCAGCGTCGAGCGTCATGCATCAGGGCAAGGGTCTGAAAGGTGCGCGGGTTGGGCCAGAGCCTGCCCCGGCCTCGAAGCCGAGTATCAAGCTGCAGACGCCGTCATAATGACCATTGTGCGCTGCTCCGCCCTTCTATACGCGTACTACCAAGTCTCCAATCTTCAAAAAATCGCCTCCAAGTACCTCCTAATCATCGCCGGTGTCTTCTCAACTTTCGCCAGCTTTATATTCACGTCTGCATTAGCTAGCTTGTTCTGGACTGAGTTAGCGAGTATTAAAGATGCCCCGTTTTTATTCCTACTAGTCGCTGATGTAGCGAGGGGTGCAAGAATGGCGAAAGCTGGCTGGAGCGCGGGAGAGGACCAAGGGAAGAGGGTAGGGCGGGCTTTATCGTTATTGGGACCGACAGCTACGTTAGATACGCTTCTAGCGGTTCTTCTTGTCGGTGTTGGTGGATTGTCAGGTGTTCCCAGATTGGAACACATGTGCACATTTGCCTGTTTGGCTTTGATGGTAGATTACCTAGTCTTCGTTACGTTTTATCCTGCCTGCTTATCGTTGGTGGCGGACTTTGCATCTGGTAAAAAAGATTTAACTGGCGATAACCCGTTCATGGAAACCGACTTGAAACCTAATCCTGTCGTTCAAAGAGTAAAGATGATTATGGCTGCTGGATTACTGTGCGTTCATCTTACGAGCAGATGGCCATGGGCAAGAGATAACGGAATGATCGACGGCTCGCTGAGCAACAGTTTCAAGTCGTCACCGCATGACAACGTTCTACTACACTCGTACATCAAATGGTTCTCTGTATCCGCTGATTATCTCGTAATTGCAACATTACTATGCGCTCtgattatcaaatttattttctttgaagAACAAAGGAACTGGGTTATCGATATGAACGACCTAACTGTTAAAGAAGTGGTGCATAACGACAAACCGGTGTTTACGTTGGGGGAGGACGTGAAGGCTGACGCAGGCGTACAAACAGAGGACTTATTAGGCTATGATGAATCCGAATGGCCAACAATATCGCCAAGCTCTTCTGTTGCTAAATTGAACTCAAAGAAACGACCCATGGCGGAATGCCTTGAAATTTATCGATCAGAAGGAGATTGCACTTCATTGAGCGACGAAGAAGTTGTAATGCTAGTGGAGCAGTCTCATATTCCCTTACACAGACTAGAAGTCGTTTTATGCGATCCTTTAAGAGGTGTGAGATTGCGCAGGAAAGTAATATCATCAAGGTTCCAGACCGAAGAcgcaataaaaacattacctTACTTGAATTATGATTACAGCAAAGTGTTGAACGCATGCTGCGAAAATGTAATCGGATTTGTCGGTATACCAGTCGGCTATGCAGGTCCATTAGTAGTAGATGGAAAGCCATATATGATCCCGATGGCTACTACAGAAGGTGCCCTGGTCGCTTCAACAAATAGAGGAGCTAAAGCGATCGGATCAAGAGGAGTTACTAGTGTAGTTGAAGATATCGGAATGACACGAGCGCCGGCCGTGAAACTGCCAAACGTAGTGCGAGCGTTAGAGTGCCGCCAGTGGTTAGACAATAAAGAGAACTATGAACTGATCAAAGAAGCGTTCGACTCAACATCAAGGTTTGCTCGGCTTCAAGAAGTTCACATTGGTGTCGATGGCGCAACGCTTTATCTACGTTTCAGAGCAACAACCGGTGATGCAATGGGCATGAACATGGTATCAAAGGGTACAGAGAACGCATTGAAAGTCCTCAAAAAATTCTTCCCCGATATGGAAGTTATCAGTCTCTCGGGTAACTACTGCTCAGATAAAAAAGCAGCATCTATAAACTGGGTAAAAGGGCGAGGTAAGCGAGTTGTCTGCGAAACTACAGTCTCTGCTGAGAGTTTacgtacaattttaaaatctgaTGCAAAAACGCTGGCGCGGTGTAATAAAATCAAGAACCTATCGGGATCAGCGCTAGCTGGTTCTATTGGCGGTAACAACGCCCATGCTGCTAACATGGTGACGGCCATCTTTATAGCTACAGGACAGGATCCAGCTCAGAATGTAACTAGCAGTAACTGTTCCACCAGTATGGAGGTTTGTGGGGAAAATAGGGACGAATTATATGTTACTTGTACCATGCCTTGTCTAGAAGTCGGTACTGTAGGTGGGGGGACAGTTTTGACAGGTCAAAGCGCGTGTTTAGAGATCCTAGGCGTTAAGGGGGCCGGCGTAAGACCAGCAGAGAATTCAGCAAGATTAGGTTCACTAATTTGCGCTACTGTATTAGCAGGCGAGTTAAGTTTGATGGCTGCCCTCGTGAATTCCGATTTGGTAAAATCTCATATGCGGCATAACAGATCGACGGTGAATGTCCAAGGTTCAACAAATGATATGACATTAAAAGTACCAAAGTTATAA